One window of the Anopheles cruzii chromosome 2, idAnoCruzAS_RS32_06, whole genome shotgun sequence genome contains the following:
- the LOC128268523 gene encoding chaoptin-like — protein sequence MGLFPFSPLVVAILLTASVLGAVQVSVPTPEIESTTNIWSTEDEDLADRKVAECVVEGQHPAIDSALLRGHCPLAVEQLRVPVGALAVQEQAFASYTNLTSLHLDNNWLADVPKKALAGLPALKSLSISGNRLPSVRSDVFLDVTQLVWLSLSDNAITFIQPDSLEALESLTFLNLSWNRIATLEGNWLQALHRLQVLDLSYNNVAQLKPTTFHTLEALTELRLKGNLLHTLHGNTFAPLRELRCLDLGSNFLTTLPRRLLTSNRKLEELHLQRNGLESLSEDAFVGLALLDRLDLDENQLTNLAGGTFRDQARFARLNLEINQLQLLDLSMLKTPEVLLQNNRLRVLNVTRTVTESIVQNLMLYGNEITSIDQEAFQGLALLEALYLDHNRITELPALLFRFNEQLHHVTISHNRLTVLKTNTFAGLARLHSVDLSHNALTTIEVATFHGSPVRYLNLNGNHLKALDERILSGTTLHYLHVDSNGIDSLASLPTALLNELVELSMRDNRIDTLHELCETRSLPKLSTLDLSNNSLPSVGERCLRNIGTRADPISVALADNKLETVPGFVGRILSLDLSRNNVTLHDGYQFRWYQGTEKLLLRGAAIGKVRAVQFTFLVHLKHLEIGSERLEEIEGDAFHGRLLEHLTISGTPLKTMPKALLEGQQRLQTVSFAHNRLNRLASDTFLDCQQLTNMDLSFNELEAIDPLWFVGLLQLKVVNLERNRLTVVPALPAELSLDSLSLANNRVSSISPLREASIRALNISHNNLTHLPELSERTTQLDVSGNGLKQLTIGPHCQVLIANSNQIQSLHWLPIERKFELQHLEVSDNLLTEVDERLFDLRHLSTVDLAENRLSSFPFAALHKAKHLRLVDVSRNNIRRLPDSGVPRFRLDALDLSENPLEALSDYFLNVTSIHELRVNLVK from the exons ATGGGTCTCTTTCCATTCTC ACCATTGGTTGTAGCGATTCTCCTTACGGCGAGTGTTCTGGGAGCCGTCCAAGTGTCCGTGCCGACACCGGAAATCGAATCAACGACTAACATCTGGAGCACGGAGGATGAAGATTTGGCCGACCGGAAGGTGGCAGAGTGTGTTGTGGAGGGTCAGCATCCGGCAATCGACTCGGCCCTCCTCCGTGGACACTGCCCACTGGCGGTGGAACAACTTCGCGTACCCGTTGGAGCACTTGCGGTGCAAGAGCAGGCATTCGCATCGTACACCAATCTAACCTCACTTCATTTGGACAACAACTGGCTGGCCGACGTACCGAAGAAGGCTCTCGCGGGTCTGCCTGCCCTGAAGTCGCTGTCAATTAGCGGCAATCGGTTGCCGTCCGTACGGAGCGACGTGTTCCTGGATGTGACACAGTTGGTGTGGCTGTCGTTGAGTGACAACGCCATAACGTTCATCCAGCCGGACTCACTGGAGGCACTGGAGAGCTTAACATTTCTCAATCTGAGCTGGAATCGGATCGCTACACTCGAAGGAAACTGGTTACAAGCGTTACATCGATTGCAGGTGCTCGATCTTAGCTACAACAACGTCGCCCAGCTGAAGCCAACCACATTCCATACGCTCGAGGCGTTAACGGAGCTACGTTTGAAGGGGAATCTTCTTCACACCTTGCACGGCAACACATTTGCGCCCTTACGTGAGCTACGCTGTCTTGATTTGGGTAGCAATTTTTTGACCACCCTTCCGCGACGTTTGCTGACATCGAACAGGAAACTGGAGGAGCTTCACCTACAACGGAACGGCCTAGAGAGCCTATCGGAGGACGCGTTTGTTGGGCTAGCGTTACTGGATCGTCTGGACTTGGATGAAAATCAACTAACGAACCTCGCCGGTGGTACGTTCCGCGATCAGGCTCGCTTCGCGCGGCTCAACCTGGAGATAAATCAACTGCAACTTCTTGACCTGAGCATGCTCAAAACTCCCGAAGTTTTGTTGCAAAATAACCGGTTGAGGGTGCTTAATGTAACGCGAACCGTAACCGAATCGATTGTGCAGAACTTGATGCTGTACGGCAATGAGATCACTTCGATCGATCAAGAGGCATTCCAAGGTCTGGCGTTACTGGAGGCTCTCTACCTGGACCACAATCGCATTACGGAACTGCCCgctctattgtttcgtttcaacGAGCAGCTGCACCATGTAACGATCTCCCACAACCGGTTGACGGTTCTGAAGACCAACACCTTTGCCGGCCTCGCACGGCTCCACTCGGTTGATCTGTCACACAACGCACTGACCACGATCGAGGTGGCCACCTTCCACGGTTCCCCGGTGCGGTACCTCAACCTCAACGGCAACCATCTGAAGGCGCTCGACGAGAGGATCCTTTCAGGAACGACGCTCCACTATCTGCACGTCGATTCGAACGGTATCGATTCGTTGGCAAGCCTTCCCACAGCATTGCTGAACGAGTTGGTGGAGCTATCGATGAGGGACAATCGTATCGACACACTGCACGAACTTTGCGAGACCCGTAGCCTGCCTAAGCTGTCAACACTGGACTTGTCGAACAACTCGCTGCCTTCCGTTGGCGAGCGATGTCTGCGAAACATTGGAACACGAGCGGATCCAATTAGTGTAGCCCTCGCGGACAACAAGTTGGAAACAGTTCCAGGTTTTGTGGGGCGCATTCTGTCACTCGATCTAAGCCGCAACAACGTAACGCTCCACGATGGCTATCAGTTCCGTTGGTATCAGGGCACGGAAAAGTTGCTGCTTCGTGGAGCCGCCATCGGAAAGGTTCGAGCGGTTCAGTTCACATTTCTTGTTCACCTCAAGCACCTCGAGATTGGCTCGGAGAGGTTGGAAGAAATCGAAGGTGATGCATTTCACGGGCGGTTACTGGAGCATCTGACGATTTCGGGAACACCATTAAAAACGATGCCCAAAGCGTTGCTCGAAGGTCAACAGCGACTTCAAACGGTTTCGTTTGCCCACAACAGGCTCAACCGACTTGCTTCGGATACTTTCCTCGATTGTCAGCAGCTAACGAATATGGATCTGTCGTTCAACGAGCTCGAAGCTATCGATCCGTTGTGGTTCGTAGGATTGCTTCAGCTGAAAGTGGTTAACTTGGAACGCAACCGGCTCACGGTGGTACCGGCGCTCCCTGCAGAACTGTCGCTCGATTCACTCTCCTTGGCGAACAATAGAGTCTCCTCAATCTCCCCGCTGCGGGAAGCATCAATTCGAGCGTTAAACATATCGCATAACAATCTCACCCATCTTCCGGAGCTTTCCGAACGTACGACCCAGCTGGACGTATCGGGCAATGGTCTGAAACAGTTGACGATAGGGCCACACTGCCAGGTGTTGATTGCCAACTCCAATCAAATTCAATCGCTCCACTGGTTACCAATTGAGAGGAAATTTGAGCTACAACACTTGGAGGTTAGCGATAATTTGCTGACCGAAGTCGACGAGCGGCTGTTCGATTTGCGGCACCTCAGCACTGTCGATCTGGCCGAGAACCGATTAAGCAGCTTCCCATTCGCGGCGCTCCACAAGGCGAAGCACCTTCGGCTGGTGGATGTTTCGAGAAACAATATTCGCCGTTTGCCCGACAGTGGCGTGCCCCGCTTCAGGCTGGATGCGCTCGATTTATCCGAAAATCCGTTGGAGGCTCTGTCGGACTATTTCCTTAACGTTACGTCCATCCACGAGCTTAGGGTGAACTTGGTTAAATGA